A stretch of Fundicoccus culcitae DNA encodes these proteins:
- a CDS encoding single-stranded DNA-binding protein gives MNHVILIGRLTRPVNLKEVGTTGLVVNNVIAISRTHGNNNGEVVTDFIPIIAWGRQAQLLARFCQKGHRVGIYGRMQSRSYKNGEGKDVYVIECLVNDLTLLEKRPDNGSKDRKEQVKKEEPKQDTAPIENTVQEPVATSQ, from the coding sequence ATGAATCATGTCATTTTAATCGGTCGACTTACCCGCCCGGTCAATTTGAAAGAAGTAGGCACCACAGGTTTAGTGGTTAATAATGTTATTGCTATTAGTCGCACGCATGGAAACAATAATGGAGAAGTTGTCACGGATTTTATCCCTATTATTGCTTGGGGGAGACAGGCACAATTGTTAGCACGTTTCTGTCAAAAAGGACACCGTGTCGGTATATACGGCCGCATGCAAAGCCGAAGCTATAAAAATGGCGAAGGCAAAGACGTTTATGTCATCGAGTGTTTAGTCAATGATTTAACGTTACTTGAAAAACGACCGGATAATGGCTCAAAGGATCGTAAGGAGCAAGTTAAAAAGGAAGAACCTAAGCAAGATACAGCCCCAATTGAAAATACAGTCCAAGAGCCAGTTGCTACGTCTCAATAA
- the whiA gene encoding DNA-binding protein WhiA yields the protein MATFASEIKKECTLLEVHREHAKAELTALIRMNGAVNIYQQQMILNVQSENAAIARRIYTLMKDHFKTDGELIVRRKMKLKKNNVYIVRSRHQVPEMLQSLNIMDGNVLSMEVSDDIMQNEQKKRSYLRGAFLAGGSVNNPETSSYHLEIYSSYESHNEDICQMMNDFNLNAKTIHRRNGYITYIKEAEKISDFLGIIGANRALLKFEDVRIVRDMRNSVNRLVNCENANLNKVIDASQRQLEAIKQIDAHQGISTLPDKLRVMAQFRLENPDLSLKELGEQIPGGPISKSGVNHRLRKIIEIADKI from the coding sequence ATGGCAACCTTTGCCTCTGAAATCAAGAAAGAATGTACTTTGTTAGAGGTACATAGAGAACATGCAAAAGCAGAATTAACAGCCCTTATCCGCATGAATGGGGCTGTTAATATTTATCAACAACAAATGATTTTAAATGTCCAAAGCGAGAATGCTGCCATTGCTCGAAGAATTTACACTTTAATGAAGGATCATTTTAAAACGGATGGCGAATTAATTGTTAGACGAAAAATGAAGTTAAAAAAGAATAATGTCTATATCGTCCGTTCGCGTCATCAAGTGCCTGAAATGCTTCAGTCGTTAAATATTATGGATGGTAATGTATTAAGTATGGAAGTTTCTGATGATATTATGCAAAATGAACAAAAGAAACGCTCGTATTTAAGAGGGGCGTTTTTAGCGGGTGGTTCAGTCAATAATCCGGAAACAAGTAGTTATCACTTAGAAATCTATTCGAGTTATGAGTCACATAATGAGGATATTTGTCAAATGATGAATGATTTCAATTTGAATGCGAAGACCATCCATCGTCGTAATGGTTATATTACTTATATCAAAGAAGCAGAAAAGATTTCTGATTTCTTAGGTATTATTGGAGCGAATCGGGCGTTATTGAAATTTGAAGATGTGCGTATTGTACGTGATATGCGTAATTCAGTGAATCGCTTGGTTAATTGTGAGAATGCGAATCTTAATAAAGTAATCGATGCCTCGCAACGCCAGTTAGAAGCCATTAAACAAATTGATGCGCACCAAGGAATATCTACGCTACCAGATAAGTTACGCGTGATGGCACAATTTCGCTTAGAAAATCCTGATCTAAGTCTCAAAGAGCTGGGCGAACAGATTCCTGGAGGACCTATTTCTAAGTCGGGCGTTAATCATCGCTTGCGCAAAATCATTGAAATTGCGGATAAAATCTAA